In one Drosophila pseudoobscura strain MV-25-SWS-2005 chromosome X, UCI_Dpse_MV25, whole genome shotgun sequence genomic region, the following are encoded:
- the LOC6903955 gene encoding uncharacterized protein, whose product MAMAAMAAMAAKERRPHHLPLVLVLALSVALDLALPAGGAGNDVISSTKAESEHGLMQLDQDIEDAADTSDQSRQPRPHKNIDYDAYANDFNFQEEASIPEDIFDQHDGDIEVTDSQLHYAPAALASPAATDATAGDDDEARDAEDAIEAVWSDVDGSPLWYEDQNEDEENDASEAADIILESQWPTTKNCTAYLDAKEMFIKYQNGNSKKKFAEQKQNKGNYIYKLVNNKESQPPKRLPDENEGAAKEAVAGTESAVKFVFAKEAVTESSQDNANFDRKSLRYTRFKKMHEQENQQPKKQHEEQDPKPQDRQEQAHGPDRAKWQGGEMGERRGREEQLFDSIEILNERKFNKPPGQLTLEPELDKEQEKHNRDNKKGKEIVKIVREDEEAIGDIENNFDNDKILEDEGIQFSIDIDESSQKPPPVPTTSTKITPTAGRETGKDCEATMSPTIAMIGRKEKRGFFRMYRPDIMAKYFEKFEELDNARENVKTSADDDDILGSPVGELHYFDNGGKHQKQPAEKGLMMDPTQVPLRASYLSSSFGLPENGKQQHPESSFADDQTSEQPPPLEPQQDSLGSLELKRSQSETYMESALQPFQETVPTTTITPTSSTPSSAFERFKALRRSHQKTGHKSHKKRYKDYLKRHHQPEPGTVKQPPPPSLAPRHVQKLLHEQVRERERSLSAPIFALGMRPRSSLSTDKPFYEGRVHYYDHPRLGMEQDQEQQQTTEMERLIAHDNDNWYRRISPVLRNGIKGGQGEQHPYQQKHQHYQSVKGHHQHHHHQHQYQHHHHNNHNNQNNQNRQNHHQHSYQKPGQLRQRLSSPYQRKAPAASWAGSVEGSPSSSLPTPPLPPPTQQLGHQITELEHLERYYAKWPHLARVQFQLYDEQRKSQQHPQLYGDYEDDYETAAELEEAQEEQGEEANLPPYIKKYNRRNKQLLNLLEGTLPPPSNPSGNSVWSGSVSKAGTPVTTPVRLDDEYLKQKRRRYHQQHHFEDLFAEQRNGFIATESQETTTITAPTSVTEETSATLAELPSNQLPDDDGYVHIDGNRQKTRLTASVDFWQKEMANKAPRPRPSFTPQSAVTTPKPALFKLPSYPAIASSFLGAPRSRSRSTQFVANVAGRGQSSSLPHHDTSNKIGDGAKGTGEGVAEAAASPLNSFAYHRVVDGIGGNSVLSSGVGTSGANSHKQSRLPFVAITDRRLETMVSKRTLAERHKDFEQNHFPMP is encoded by the exons atttcaattttcaagAAGAGGCCTCCATACCGGAGGACATATTTGACCAGCACGATGGCGACATTGAAGTTACCGACTCCCAGCTGCATTATGCCCCAGCCGCCCTAGCTTCCCCAGCCGCCACTGATGCAACCGCTGGCGACGATGATGAAGCCAGAGATGCTGAAGATGCGATCGAGGCTGTGTGGAGCGATGTGGATGGTTCACCCCTATGGTATGAGGACCagaacgaggacgaggagaaTGATGCATCCGAGGCAGCCGATATA ATACTTGAATCGCAATGGCCCACTACGAAAAACTGTACTGCTTACCTAGACGCAAAAGAAATGTTCATAAAGTACCAGAATGGTAACAGCAAGAAGAAGTTTGCGGAACAGAAGCAAAATAAAGGTAACTACATCTACAAATTGGTGAACAATAAGGAGAGCCAGCCGCCGAAAAGATTACCCGATGAAAATGAAGGGGCAGCAAAGGAAGCCGTGGCCGGGACAGAAAGTGCAGTAAAATTTGTTTTCGCCAAGGAGGCAGTGACTGAGTCGAGCCAGGACAACGCTAACTTTGACAGGAAAAGTTTAAGGTATACAAGATTTAAGAAAATGCATGAACAGGAAAATCAACAGCCGAAGAAGCAACACGAAGAACAGGACCCCAAGCCGCAGGACCGCCAGGAGCAGGCTCACGGTCCAGACAGGGCCAAGTGGCAAGGTGGTGAGAtgggggagaggagaggccgAGAGGAACAGCTGTTTGATTCTATAGAAATATTAAATGAacgaaaatttaataaaccaCCGGGCCAATTAACATTGGAACCGGAGCTGGATAAAGAGCAGGAAAAACATAATCGAGACaacaaaaaagggaaagagaTAGTCAAGATAGTGAGAGAGGATGAGGAAGCAATCGGCGACATTGAAAACAATTTTGATAATGATAAAATACTGGAGGACGAAGGCATCCAGTTTTCAATTGACATTGACGAATCATCCCAAAAACCCCCACCAGTACCAACAACTTCCACAAAAATAACACCCACAGCCGGCAGGGAGACTGGTAAGGACTGTGAAGCCACAATGTCACCGACCATAGCAATGATTGGTCGCAAAGAAAAGCGTGGATTTTTCCGCATGTATAGGCCAGATATCATGgctaaatattttgaaaagtTCGAGGAGCTTGACAATGCAAGGGAAAATGTTAAGACGAGTGCTGATGACGACGACATCCTTGGTTCCCCTGTTGGGGAGCTGCACTACTTCGACAACGGTGGTAAGCATCAGAAGCAACCAGCAGAAAAGGGATTGATGATGGACCCGACTCAGGTCCCATTACGGGCCAGTTATTTAAGTAGCTCCTTTGgtctgccagaaaatggaaaGCAACAGCATCCCGAATCAAGTTTCGCTGACGATCAGACCTCGGAGCagcccccccctctggaaCCACAGCAGGACAGTCTTGGAAGTCTGGAGTTGAAAAGAAGCCAATCGGAAACTTATATGGAATCTGCATTGCAGCCGTTTCAGG AGACGGTTCCGACCACAACCATAACGCCAACCTCTTCGACACCTTCCTCTGCTTTTGAGCGATTCAAGGCTTTGCGGCGCAGCCATCAGAAGACTGGCCACAAGAGCCACAAAAAGCGATACAAGGATTACCTAAAACGGCATCACCAGCCAGAACCAGGAACAGTAAAACAACCACCACCCCCGAGTCTCGCACCCCGTCATGTCCAGAAGCTGCTCCACGAACAAGTGCGAGAGCGGGAGCGATCCCTCTCAGCTCCCATATTCGCCTTAGGTATGCGGCCCCGCTCATCTCTGTCCACTGATAAACCCTTCTATGAGGGACGCGTACACTACTACGACCACCCCCGACTCGGCATGGAGCAAGaccaggagcaacagcagaccACAGAGATGGAGCGCCTAATAGCCCACGACAATGACAACTGGTACCGTCGTATAAGTCCCGTTCTCCGCAATGGCATCAAAGGTGGCCAGGGCGAGCAGCATCCGTATCAGCAAAAGCACCAGCATTACCAAAGTGTTAAAGGACATCATcaacaccatcatcatcagcaccagtaccagcaccaccatcacaacaaccacaacaaccaaaacaacCAAAACAGGCAAAACCACCACCAGCACTCCTACCAGAAACCGGGTCAACTGCGTCAGAGGCTGAGCAGTCCCTACCAGCGCAAGGCACCAGCAGCGTCATGGGCAGGTTCGGTGGAAGGTTCTCCGAGCAGTTCCTTGCCTACTCCACCActgccaccacccacccagcAGCTAGGACACCAGATCACCGAACTTGAGCACCTCGAACGCTACTACGCCAAGTGGCCGCATCTGGCACGGGTCCAGTTCCAGCTGTACGATGAGCAACGCAAGTCtcagcagcatccacagctGTATGGCGACTACGAGGATGACTACGAGACTGCAGCCGAGCTGGAAGAGGCCCAGGAAGAGCAAGGCGAGGAGGCCAACCTGCCGCCGTATATCAAGAAGTACAATCGGCGCAACAAACAGTTGCTCAACCTGCTCGAGGGCACCCTACCACCACCATCGAACCCCTCCGGTAACTCCGTTTGGAGCGGATCCGTGTCGAAGGCTGGAACACCTGTCACAACACCGGTGCGTCTGGACGATGAATATTTGAAGCAGAAGCGGCGACGCtaccatcagcagcaccatTTCGAGGACTTGTTTGCCGAGCAGCGCAACGGCTTCATTGCCACAGAATCCCAAGAAACAACCACGATTACAGCGCCTACATCAGTCACAGAAGAAACATCAGCCACGTTAGCAGAGCTTCCCAGCAATCAACTGCCTGACGACGACGGGTATGTGCACATCGATGGAAATCGGCAGAAGACGCGTCTAACCGCATCCGTTGACTTCTGGCAGAAGGAAATGGCCAACAAAGCACCTCGCCCTCGGCCTTCCTTCACTCCGCAATCAGCTGTGACTACTCCCAAGCCCGCCCTGTTTAAATTGCCCTCGTATCCAGCCATAGCAAGCAGTTTCCTGGGAGCTCCGAGAAGCCGCAGCCGAAGCACACAGTTCGTGGCCAATGTGGCGGGTCGTGGACAGAGCAGCAGTCTGCCACACCACGACACCTCCAATAAAATAGGCGATGGAGCCAAGGGCACTGGTGAAGGTGTAGCGGAAGCTGCAGCATCGCCGCTCAACTCCTTTGCATATCACCGCGTCGTCGATGGAATCGGCGGCAACTCGGTGCTATCCAGTGGTGTCGGCACAAGCGGCGCCAACAGTCACAAGCAGTCTCGGCTTCCCTTTGTAGCCATTACTGATCGGAGACTTGAGACGATGGTCAGCAAGAGGACGCTAGCAGAGCGACACAAAGACTTTGAGCAGAATCATTTTCCAATGCCTTAA
- the LOC6903956 gene encoding alanine aminotransferase 2-like produces the protein MGKLDYYFEEDSGWSLSREELKRSFDEAKRSCNTCALVVINPGNPTGQVLTCDNNDNGLILLSDEVYQDNVYDKNSKFYSFKKVAYEMGEPYCSQYLVSFPSTSKGFLGECGIRGGTGEPSYDLFQKEKSATLAAVKERAELVHKTLSSFEGYKVNPVQRPMHVFPQIEIPPKTIPVAKARGMAPNAMILPQADRLKLMIEFNFMKKYK, from the exons ATGGGCAAGCTGGACTACTATTTTGAGGAGGATTCCGGCTGGAGTCTAAGCCGCGAGGAGCTGAAGCGCTCCTTCGATGAGGCCAAGAGGTCGTGCAATACATGCGCTCTGGTCGTCATCAATCCGGGCAATCCCACCGGTCAAGTGCTAACCTGCGATAACAATGATAACGGGCTGATTCTGCTGTCCGATGAGGTGTACCAGGACAACGTTTACGACAAGAACTCCAAGTTCTACTCGTTTAAGAAGGTCGCCTACGAGATGGGTGAGCCCTACTGCAGCCAATATCTGGTCAGCTTCCCTTCCACATCAAAGGGTTTCCTCGGCGAGTGCGGCATTCGTGGCGG GACCGGCGAGCCCTCCTACGATCTATTTCAAAAAGAGAAGAGCGCCACCCTAGCGGCCGTCAAGGAGCGCGCAGAGCTTGTCCACAAGACGCTCAGCAGTTTCGAGGGCTACAAGGTGAACCCCGTCCAGAGGCCAATGCACGTGTTTCCCCAGATCGAGATCCCACCCAAAACGATCCCGGTAGCCAAGGCCAGGGGCATGGCTCCCAATGC CATGATCCTGCCGCAGGCGGACAGGCTGAAACTGATGATAGAGTTCAATTTTATGAAGAAGTACAAATAG